The DNA sequence CAGCCCGCGCGAGGCGCTGTGGGTTGGCGTGGTGTCCGTTGGGGCCGGGTTGGGCTGGGCGCTGGCCATGTCCGTGCCGTATGGCCTGGTGGTGCTGGCGGGCTTCTTCTTCGACGTGGTGGTTTACACGCTGTGGCTCAAGCGGCGCACGGCCTGGTCCATCGTCTGGGGCGGCATCGCGGGCGGGATGCCCGTGCTGGCAGGCCGGACGCTCAGGGCCGGCGGCCTGGATGCGATTGGGGTCCTGCTGGCCGCGGCCGTGGTGCTGTGGATTCCCACGCACATGGTGACGTTCAGCATTCGGCATGCGGAAGAGTACCGGCGGGCGGGAGTTCCCGTGCTGCCCAACACGCTTGGGGAATGCCCTGCCCGGTCCGTCGTGGCCGCCTCCAGCGTGGCCGCGGTGGTCACCATCGCGGTGGCGGCGTACCTGGTGGGGCTGAGCGCGGCGGCTCTCTTGGTCATGTGGGTGCTGTGCGGCGCGCTGGTGGCTGCGGCGGCCGCCGGCGCGCTGCGGCCGTCGCCGGCTCTCGACTTCGGCCTCTACAAGTTCGCTTCCCTGTACATGCTGGGCACCATGGCCCTGATCGCGGTAGGTGCCTGAAGCCTGGCGCTGAAAGCGTCAGGGTTGCTGGCGCAATTCCCGGATCCGGCCCTGCGCCCTCAGCAGGAGATCGCGCAGCTGCGCCAGCCCCTTCTCCGCCGGGAGGGAGACGGCCTCCCCCTGGATGAAAACCACCGCGGTCTGCGTG is a window from the Bacillota bacterium genome containing:
- a CDS encoding UbiA family prenyltransferase, producing DVPGHGRTVSLGSASRSGRSRPDCAGPNAGFRCIRDEGKRREKQPGMQLTTRLSAYVAMTKPLQTGLLLATGLAGYLSARPSAPGWGALVGVAGSLWLAISGSTLINMFCDRDIDACMGRTARRPIPTGRVSPREALWVGVVSVGAGLGWALAMSVPYGLVVLAGFFFDVVVYTLWLKRRTAWSIVWGGIAGGMPVLAGRTLRAGGLDAIGVLLAAAVVLWIPTHMVTFSIRHAEEYRRAGVPVLPNTLGECPARSVVAASSVAAVVTIAVAAYLVGLSAAALLVMWVLCGALVAAAAAGALRPSPALDFGLYKFASLYMLGTMALIAVGA